A single Bacillus sp. HMF5848 DNA region contains:
- a CDS encoding YlbF family regulator translates to MIATLEKVQILDEADGLAKMILSSDVADHYRHCLYILKHDKNAQSFISQFMKAKDQFEDVQRFGRYHPDYKKLSSQVRQLKRELDLLESVANFKKAENQLQHLLDEISVLIGHSVSKQIKVATGNPFFDTGSNCGTGGCGTGGKCGCS, encoded by the coding sequence ATGATAGCAACACTAGAAAAAGTGCAAATTTTAGATGAGGCAGATGGCCTTGCAAAAATGATCTTATCATCTGACGTAGCTGATCACTATCGTCATTGTTTATATATACTAAAGCATGATAAAAACGCGCAGTCTTTTATCAGTCAATTTATGAAAGCAAAAGACCAATTCGAAGATGTGCAGCGGTTCGGACGATATCATCCAGATTACAAAAAGCTTTCGTCTCAAGTACGTCAGCTTAAACGGGAGTTAGATCTTCTAGAGAGTGTTGCTAACTTTAAAAAAGCCGAAAATCAGTTACAGCATCTACTAGATGAAATTAGCGTCCTTATTGGTCATTCTGTATCAAAACAGATTAAAGTTGCTACAGGTAATCCCTTTTTTGATACAGGATCTAACTGTGGAACGGGTGGTTGTGGTACAGGTGGCAAATGTGGGTGTTCATGA
- a CDS encoding YlbG family protein produces the protein MESKRQGIIVYLHNLKHAKMLRKYGNVHYISRRLKYVVLYCDMEQTEGLMQKLKSLHFVKRVDQSYKPFLKLEYENSKQDKKEKEYEYKIGI, from the coding sequence ATTGAATCTAAACGTCAAGGGATTATTGTGTACTTGCACAATTTAAAGCACGCCAAAATGCTACGAAAGTATGGGAACGTTCACTATATTTCAAGACGTTTAAAATACGTCGTATTGTATTGTGATATGGAACAAACGGAAGGTTTGATGCAAAAACTTAAGAGCCTTCATTTTGTTAAAAGAGTTGATCAATCGTACAAACCCTTTTTAAAGCTTGAATATGAGAATTCAAAGCAGGATAAAAAGGAAAAAGAATACGAGTATAAAATTGGTATATAA
- a CDS encoding methylthioribose kinase produces the protein MIQRFIELGEGYSDIYELLEVANNNKHRITKLLALQATINNRNVFSLVVILTPTDPGNFQPLYICREGIPENSKRFDLFKELSERIKVPITYISVKSSLFFAERNLYYQYLIGVLRLNHIIPPLK, from the coding sequence ATGATACAACGCTTTATCGAACTAGGCGAAGGGTATTCTGATATTTACGAATTACTTGAAGTTGCTAACAACAATAAACATAGAATAACAAAACTCCTTGCGTTGCAGGCTACTATAAATAATAGAAACGTTTTTTCTTTAGTAGTTATTTTAACGCCCACAGATCCAGGAAACTTTCAACCTCTTTACATTTGTCGGGAAGGCATTCCAGAAAACAGCAAACGTTTTGATTTATTTAAAGAATTGAGTGAAAGGATAAAGGTTCCCATTACATATATTTCAGTTAAGTCTTCATTATTTTTTGCCGAAAGAAATTTATATTATCAATATTTAATAGGGGTTTTAAGATTGAACCATATTATCCCACCACTGAAATAA